A region of Kribbella sp. NBC_01245 DNA encodes the following proteins:
- a CDS encoding NPCBM/NEW2 domain-containing protein — MSVKEKSVPAKKAEDRWHRHPVFVGGVVALLTALIGIVSTLIAGKTGNLPEALSPTPSFTTVTIPGPTTTVAGPTVTTTTTATVTITPVGTIDTAAPPVAAKLTALTSNDGWEDGPLELNGSPYGDSVRSGLSTCRQTKTSTWRMSRDYAKLTTTVGLTDDSAPDLRVQFRAYVDGRSVLTPVNLTKGTTRKLEIPLNKGLDLKLEIAMIAGNKNTCSIQGYGVWADPTVYP; from the coding sequence ATGTCGGTCAAGGAGAAGTCGGTCCCGGCCAAGAAGGCCGAAGATCGCTGGCATCGCCATCCGGTCTTCGTCGGCGGCGTGGTCGCCCTGCTCACCGCGCTGATCGGCATCGTTTCAACCCTGATCGCGGGTAAGACCGGAAACCTGCCCGAAGCCCTTTCGCCGACGCCGTCCTTCACGACCGTGACCATTCCCGGCCCGACGACGACCGTTGCCGGCCCCACGGTCACCACGACGACCACGGCCACGGTGACGATCACACCGGTCGGCACCATCGACACGGCGGCCCCTCCGGTCGCCGCGAAGCTCACCGCGTTGACGTCCAATGATGGCTGGGAGGACGGGCCGCTGGAACTGAACGGCAGCCCGTACGGCGACTCGGTCCGGTCCGGCCTGAGTACGTGCCGGCAGACCAAGACGAGTACCTGGCGGATGTCGCGCGACTACGCGAAACTCACCACGACCGTCGGCCTGACGGATGACTCGGCGCCGGACCTCCGGGTGCAGTTCCGGGCGTACGTCGATGGGCGGAGCGTTCTCACGCCGGTGAACCTGACCAAGGGCACGACCCGGAAACTCGAGATCCCTCTCAACAAGGGTCTCGACCTCAAACTCGAGATCGCGATGATCGCCGGGAACAAGAACACTTGCAGCATCCAGGGGTACGGCGTGTGGGCGGACCCGACCGTCTACCCCTGA